In the Gymnodinialimonas sp. 202GB13-11 genome, one interval contains:
- a CDS encoding cytochrome c-type biogenesis protein: protein MRGLRAALLGSAILLAAGPLCAVQPDEVLDDPVLEDRARDISAGLRCPVCQNESIDESSADIARDLRLLVRERLLEGDSDNEVVAYIVARYGEYVLLSPNFDGANRVLWVLPLILLGAGIGMSVVYIRGRSNAPAPAEAGLSSDEQARLDAILNDDRTD, encoded by the coding sequence ATGAGGGGGCTGCGCGCAGCCCTCCTCGGATCTGCGATCCTCCTCGCAGCTGGTCCGCTTTGCGCAGTGCAGCCCGACGAGGTTCTCGACGATCCGGTGCTTGAGGACCGTGCGCGGGATATTTCAGCCGGGTTGCGCTGCCCGGTCTGTCAGAATGAGAGCATCGACGAATCCAGCGCCGACATTGCGCGCGACCTGCGGCTGCTGGTGCGGGAACGGTTGCTGGAGGGCGATAGCGATAATGAGGTCGTGGCCTATATCGTGGCGCGATACGGCGAATATGTCTTACTGAGCCCGAATTTTGACGGTGCCAACCGCGTTCTGTGGGTTCTGCCCCTGATCCTTTTGGGTGCGGGGATCGGGATGTCCGTTGTCTATATCCGAGGGCGCTCCAATGCGCCTGCACCTGCTGAAGCAGGGCTAAGCTCGGATGAGCAAGCGCGATTGGATGCGATCCTCAATGATGACCGCACGGACTGA
- a CDS encoding beta-ketoacyl synthase: protein MRRVVITGQGTINALGHDIPTTLEAFREGRCGIGPLDLRDVERLSVKIGGQVKGYDPEALFNRQQIALYDRFTQFTLIATKQALDGCGLDFSGALATRTGVVFGTAGGGVNTWDENYRSVYEEGKNRVHPFVVPKLMNNAAASHVSMEYNLKGPSFSVATACASSNHAMGQAFNLIRCGMADVMVTGGSEAMLSFGGVKAWEGLRVMSKDACRPFSANRNGMVQGEGAAVFLFEEYSHARARGADILAEVVGFAMTSDAADIVMPSQQGAARAITGALTDGKLNPEDVCYINAHGTGTAANDKVECAAVAHAFGHHADDLMISSTKSMHGHLIGGTGAVELLACIMALKDGVVAPTIGYEEPDPECALDVVPNEAREAKVEACLSNAFAFGGLNAVLALRAAP, encoded by the coding sequence TTGCGCCGCGTCGTCATCACCGGACAAGGCACGATCAACGCGCTTGGCCACGACATTCCGACAACGCTAGAGGCGTTCCGCGAAGGGCGCTGCGGTATTGGCCCGTTGGACTTGCGCGATGTCGAGCGTCTATCGGTGAAGATCGGTGGTCAGGTCAAAGGCTATGATCCTGAGGCGCTGTTTAATCGCCAGCAGATCGCGCTTTACGATCGGTTCACCCAATTCACGCTAATCGCCACGAAACAGGCGCTGGATGGCTGTGGACTGGATTTCTCGGGCGCGTTGGCCACGCGGACGGGGGTTGTATTCGGAACCGCCGGGGGCGGTGTGAATACGTGGGACGAGAATTATCGCTCCGTCTATGAAGAGGGGAAGAACCGCGTTCATCCCTTCGTTGTGCCGAAGCTAATGAACAATGCGGCCGCTTCTCATGTCAGCATGGAGTACAACCTCAAAGGGCCCAGTTTCTCGGTGGCGACAGCCTGCGCGTCGTCCAATCACGCCATGGGGCAGGCGTTCAATCTGATCCGTTGTGGGATGGCCGATGTGATGGTTACGGGTGGGTCCGAGGCGATGCTGTCCTTTGGTGGGGTGAAAGCGTGGGAAGGACTGCGCGTCATGTCCAAGGATGCGTGCCGCCCGTTTTCGGCCAACCGCAATGGCATGGTACAGGGGGAGGGCGCGGCCGTTTTCCTGTTCGAGGAATATAGCCATGCCCGCGCGCGCGGCGCGGATATTCTGGCTGAAGTGGTTGGGTTTGCCATGACGTCGGATGCGGCGGATATCGTGATGCCGTCCCAGCAGGGCGCGGCGCGCGCAATCACCGGCGCGTTGACCGATGGCAAGCTGAACCCCGAAGATGTCTGCTACATCAATGCCCACGGCACGGGGACAGCCGCCAACGACAAGGTGGAATGCGCCGCGGTCGCCCATGCGTTTGGGCATCATGCCGATGACTTGATGATCTCCTCCACGAAATCCATGCACGGCCACCTGATCGGCGGCACCGGCGCGGTGGAGCTTTTGGCTTGCATCATGGCGCTGAAGGACGGGGTGGTTGCCCCCACGATTGGCTATGAAGAGCCTGATCCCGAATGCGCGCTGGACGTGGTGCCCAATGAAGCGCGGGAGGCCAAGGTTGAGGCCTGCCTGTCCAACGCGTTCGCCTTTGGGGGCCTGAACGCCGTCCTCGCTTTGCGCGCTGCACCTTAA
- a CDS encoding invasion associated locus B family protein: protein MTVFNKFATLSFAAVMGVTGAAFAQDEPLVLPDRSEVEAGETFVAEIYRDWQIRCIRAETDDAPDRCEMFQLLEEENGNPVAEFRVGAELFSPDEAVASATILTPLDTLLSPGLQMQIDDAEAVVLPYAFCRPIGCFVQISLTEENVALFQNGADALIVLFALTRDEFGQIGGIPVPTQASLRGFTAAYEDLLERRTEIIAFIEEQEAAAAAAEGEGEDGAVEEEDGEATE from the coding sequence ATGACCGTGTTTAACAAATTTGCCACCCTGAGCTTTGCCGCTGTGATGGGCGTAACTGGTGCCGCATTTGCGCAAGATGAGCCACTGGTTCTTCCCGACCGCAGCGAGGTTGAAGCCGGTGAGACCTTTGTGGCCGAGATTTACCGCGATTGGCAAATCCGCTGCATCCGCGCGGAAACCGACGACGCGCCAGATCGCTGCGAGATGTTCCAACTGCTGGAAGAGGAAAACGGCAACCCGGTCGCGGAATTCCGCGTGGGGGCCGAGCTGTTCTCGCCCGACGAAGCGGTGGCATCCGCCACCATCCTGACGCCGCTGGACACGCTGCTGAGCCCCGGGCTTCAGATGCAGATCGACGATGCGGAAGCGGTTGTTCTGCCCTACGCCTTCTGCCGTCCGATTGGCTGCTTCGTGCAAATCTCGCTGACCGAAGAAAACGTGGCCCTGTTCCAGAACGGAGCTGACGCGCTGATCGTGTTGTTTGCGTTGACACGCGATGAGTTCGGCCAGATCGGCGGTATTCCTGTCCCCACCCAAGCCTCCCTGCGCGGCTTCACCGCCGCTTACGAGGATCTTTTGGAGCGCCGGACAGAGATCATCGCGTTCATTGAAGAGCAAGAGGCCGCAGCTGCGGCTGCCGAAGGTGAAGGCGAAGACGGCGCCGTTGAGGAAGAAGACGGCGAAGCCACCGAATAA
- a CDS encoding helicase HerA-like domain-containing protein, with translation MPEQVPNGIFVGGGGRDYGEAQVLRPDYANRHGLIAGATGTGKTVTLQILAESFSALGVPVVLSDVKGDLSGLAQSGSPEFKLHGAFTERAEKINFTDYAYRAFPVTFWDLFGEQGHPVRTTVAEMGPLLLSRLLELSEAQEGVMNIAFRVADEEGMALLDLKDLQALLVWVGQNRKTLSLRYGNVSTASIGAIQRRLLVLEGQGAAQFFGEPALELDDLFLKDEIGAGRINIIAADKLMQSPRLYATFLLWLLSELFETLPEVGDPDIPKLVFFFDEAHLLFEDAPKALVDKVEQVARLIRSKGVGVYFITQNPADVPEDILGQLGNRVQHALRAFTAKDRRALKQAAENYRENPDLDIEDAIREVGVGEAVTSLLERKGIPGIAQRTLIRPPSSQLGPIKPATRAALMGMSPVAGKYDELQDRESAFEILQKRAEEAAKEAEKAEEAEEQAEAAEREYRAGRRYSGGGVSRSSSRPARQRRSSSRSDSIGTTFAKSFARQLGTRTGRAVVRGVLGGLFRGR, from the coding sequence ATGCCAGAACAGGTGCCAAACGGGATTTTTGTAGGGGGCGGTGGCCGCGATTACGGCGAAGCGCAGGTCTTGCGGCCCGACTATGCCAACCGCCACGGCCTGATTGCCGGCGCGACCGGCACCGGTAAAACCGTGACCCTTCAGATTCTGGCTGAAAGCTTCTCTGCCCTCGGCGTACCGGTTGTCCTTTCGGACGTAAAAGGGGATCTCTCCGGCCTAGCCCAATCGGGCTCGCCCGAGTTCAAGCTGCACGGCGCCTTCACCGAGCGTGCCGAGAAGATCAACTTCACCGATTATGCCTATCGCGCTTTTCCCGTGACTTTTTGGGACCTATTCGGTGAACAGGGCCACCCTGTCCGCACGACCGTGGCCGAAATGGGGCCACTTCTTCTGTCCCGCCTGTTGGAGCTGAGCGAAGCGCAGGAAGGTGTGATGAATATTGCCTTCCGCGTGGCCGATGAAGAGGGCATGGCCCTTCTGGACCTGAAGGACCTTCAAGCGCTGCTCGTATGGGTGGGTCAAAACCGCAAAACGCTGTCGTTGCGCTACGGCAATGTCTCCACCGCGTCCATCGGCGCGATCCAGCGGCGGCTGCTGGTGCTTGAAGGGCAGGGGGCTGCGCAATTCTTCGGCGAACCGGCGCTGGAATTGGATGACCTGTTCCTGAAGGACGAAATTGGCGCAGGCCGCATCAACATCATAGCCGCCGACAAGCTGATGCAATCGCCGCGCCTTTACGCGACCTTCCTGCTTTGGCTGCTGTCCGAGCTGTTTGAAACACTGCCTGAGGTCGGCGACCCGGATATACCCAAGCTGGTCTTCTTCTTTGATGAAGCACATCTGCTGTTCGAAGACGCCCCCAAGGCTCTGGTCGACAAGGTCGAACAAGTCGCGCGCCTGATCCGATCCAAGGGTGTGGGCGTCTACTTCATCACCCAAAACCCGGCGGACGTTCCCGAAGACATTCTCGGGCAGCTTGGCAACCGTGTCCAACACGCGCTGCGTGCTTTCACCGCGAAAGACCGCCGCGCTCTGAAGCAAGCGGCTGAAAACTATCGTGAAAATCCCGACCTCGACATCGAAGACGCAATCCGCGAGGTGGGGGTCGGGGAAGCTGTGACCTCTCTGCTCGAACGCAAGGGTATTCCCGGCATCGCGCAACGCACGCTGATCCGCCCGCCGTCGTCGCAGCTTGGCCCGATCAAGCCTGCAACGCGCGCCGCACTGATGGGCATGTCGCCGGTCGCAGGCAAGTATGATGAGCTCCAAGACCGCGAAAGCGCGTTTGAGATTTTGCAAAAGCGTGCCGAAGAGGCTGCAAAAGAAGCGGAAAAGGCAGAGGAGGCCGAAGAACAGGCCGAAGCGGCTGAACGCGAATATCGGGCCGGACGGCGCTATTCTGGCGGAGGGGTCAGCCGATCTTCCTCACGTCCCGCCCGCCAACGGCGCAGCTCCTCGCGGTCCGACAGCATAGGCACAACTTTCGCTAAAAGCTTCGCCCGCCAACTAGGAACGCGGACAGGGCGTGCGGTTGTGCGCGGTGTTCTGGGCGGGCTGTTCAGGGGGCGCTAG
- a CDS encoding heme lyase CcmF/NrfE family subunit produces the protein MIVELGHFALILAFAVAIFQMVVPMAGAYAGNRGWMATADPAASAQFVLTAFSFAALTYAFVTSDFSLSLVVANSHTDKPLLYKITGVWGNHEGSLLLWVLILTLFGACASWFGKNLPPTLRARVLAVQSAVAVAFFAFILFTSNPFLRLASPPFDGQDLNPLLQDPGLAFHPPFLYLGYVGLSMAFSFAVAALIEGRVDAAWGRWVRPWTLAAWVFLTIGIGLGSWWAYYELGWGGFWFWDPVENASFMPWLISAALLHSAIVVEKRESLKSWTILLAILAFGFSLIGTFIVRSGVLTSVHAFANDPERGVFILMILAVFMGGALLLFALRAGAMEAKGVFGIVSRESGLVFNNLILAVSTFVVFIGTIWPLIADLFFDRTLSVGPPFFDAAFTPFVFALSVALPIAAMMPWKRATIAKPMRALVPAAVLAVAVGLLTWAMWTGRSAIGPIGVGLSVWLVAGAATDLWSRTGRGAIGGRFARLTRLPRADWGKSIAHAGVGITMFAVVTLTGYQIEDIRVAREGETYQVGAYEIELLGVDENVQGPNYLSTMASVAVRDPETGAEISILNPERRIYPVAGMPTTEAGINNGVTRDVYVTLGDPQVGGGWALRVWIKPFANWIWGGTIIMALGGFLSLSDRRYRVAAGAAKAPAAGVPAE, from the coding sequence ATGATCGTAGAACTCGGACATTTCGCCCTGATCCTCGCCTTTGCGGTGGCAATCTTTCAGATGGTTGTGCCCATGGCGGGCGCCTATGCGGGCAATCGCGGCTGGATGGCGACAGCGGATCCGGCAGCCAGCGCCCAATTCGTGCTGACAGCGTTCAGTTTCGCGGCGCTGACCTATGCGTTTGTTACGTCGGACTTCTCGCTGAGCCTCGTGGTGGCCAATTCCCATACCGACAAGCCGTTGCTTTATAAAATCACCGGCGTCTGGGGCAACCATGAGGGGTCTCTCCTACTTTGGGTGCTGATTCTTACACTTTTTGGGGCCTGCGCCAGTTGGTTCGGCAAGAACCTTCCGCCGACTCTGCGCGCGCGCGTTCTTGCGGTGCAAAGCGCGGTGGCCGTGGCCTTTTTCGCCTTCATTCTCTTCACGTCGAACCCGTTCCTGCGGCTCGCCAGCCCGCCCTTTGACGGGCAGGACCTGAACCCGCTGTTGCAGGACCCCGGATTGGCCTTCCACCCGCCGTTCCTTTACCTCGGCTATGTGGGCCTCAGCATGGCGTTCTCTTTCGCCGTCGCCGCCCTGATCGAAGGGCGCGTGGATGCCGCTTGGGGCCGGTGGGTGCGTCCGTGGACGCTGGCGGCTTGGGTTTTCCTTACCATTGGGATCGGCCTTGGTTCCTGGTGGGCCTATTATGAGCTTGGTTGGGGCGGCTTCTGGTTCTGGGACCCGGTTGAGAATGCCAGTTTCATGCCGTGGCTGATTTCAGCCGCGCTGCTGCATTCGGCCATCGTTGTGGAGAAACGGGAAAGTCTGAAAAGCTGGACCATTCTTTTGGCGATCCTCGCCTTTGGCTTCTCGCTGATTGGCACGTTCATTGTGCGCTCGGGCGTACTGACGTCTGTGCACGCCTTCGCCAATGACCCTGAGCGCGGGGTCTTCATCCTCATGATCCTTGCCGTCTTCATGGGCGGTGCGCTGCTGCTCTTTGCGCTGCGTGCGGGCGCGATGGAGGCGAAGGGCGTTTTCGGCATCGTCAGCCGGGAAAGTGGTCTGGTCTTCAACAACCTGATCCTCGCCGTGTCGACGTTCGTAGTCTTCATCGGCACAATTTGGCCCCTGATTGCCGACCTGTTTTTCGACCGTACGCTGTCCGTGGGCCCGCCATTCTTCGACGCGGCCTTCACGCCATTTGTCTTCGCGCTTTCCGTGGCGCTTCCCATTGCGGCGATGATGCCATGGAAGCGGGCGACCATTGCAAAGCCTATGCGCGCGTTGGTCCCGGCGGCCGTGCTTGCCGTCGCTGTGGGCCTGCTGACCTGGGCGATGTGGACGGGGCGGTCTGCCATTGGCCCCATCGGTGTGGGCCTGTCGGTTTGGCTTGTGGCCGGCGCTGCGACCGACCTTTGGTCGCGGACCGGACGCGGTGCAATTGGCGGGCGGTTTGCGCGGCTGACACGCCTGCCTCGCGCAGATTGGGGCAAGTCGATCGCCCATGCCGGCGTGGGCATTACAATGTTCGCGGTCGTGACCCTGACAGGCTATCAGATCGAGGATATCCGCGTTGCCCGCGAGGGCGAGACCTATCAGGTTGGCGCTTATGAGATTGAGCTTCTGGGCGTGGATGAAAACGTTCAGGGGCCGAATTATCTGTCAACTATGGCGTCCGTTGCTGTGCGGGACCCGGAGACTGGGGCGGAAATCTCCATCCTCAACCCCGAGCGGCGGATTTATCCTGTCGCCGGGATGCCCACGACCGAGGCGGGTATCAACAACGGCGTGACCCGCGATGTCTACGTGACGCTTGGTGATCCCCAGGTCGGAGGCGGGTGGGCGCTGCGCGTCTGGATCAAACCCTTCGCAAACTGGATTTGGGGCGGCACGATCATCATGGCTTTGGGCGGTTTCCTGAGTCTGTCTGACCGGCGCTATCGGGTCGCGGCAGGCGCCGCAAAAGCGCCTGCGGCCGGGGTGCCCGCGGAATGA
- a CDS encoding HIT family protein, whose protein sequence is MDDDCVFCRIIAGTEPASVIHEDALCIAFMTLRPIRPGAFIVIPREHIDHFTDLPDDLATHLLRVGQHFGRRLLTVTEAARIGYVVHGFGVPHAHLNVVPQHDTLDIISARFVITEDGSPFRVTETAIEITSRDQLDAMARALAAVPLPL, encoded by the coding sequence GTGGACGACGACTGCGTCTTTTGCCGGATCATTGCAGGCACCGAACCCGCCAGCGTGATCCATGAAGATGCGCTTTGCATCGCATTCATGACATTGCGACCGATCCGTCCGGGGGCGTTCATCGTGATCCCGCGCGAGCATATCGACCATTTCACGGATCTTCCCGATGATCTGGCAACGCATCTTCTGAGGGTGGGGCAGCATTTTGGGCGGCGGCTTCTTACCGTGACCGAGGCGGCGCGCATCGGCTATGTGGTCCACGGCTTTGGCGTGCCCCATGCGCATCTGAATGTGGTACCCCAGCATGACACCCTCGACATCATTTCCGCCCGCTTCGTGATCACGGAAGACGGCTCACCTTTTCGTGTGACAGAGACGGCGATCGAGATCACCTCTAGGGATCAGCTTGATGCGATGGCGAGGGCCCTTGCGGCGGTGCCGTTACCCCTTTGA
- a CDS encoding acyl carrier protein yields MGESVQDRIIAIIAEQAVLEPSDVSMEQTLEDLGIDSLGLVESIFAIEEAFDIQVPFNANEPQASDFDISSVAAIVKAVEGLVAEQKG; encoded by the coding sequence ATGGGCGAGAGCGTTCAGGACAGGATCATCGCGATCATCGCAGAGCAAGCGGTTTTAGAGCCATCGGATGTGTCGATGGAGCAGACGCTTGAAGACTTGGGTATCGACAGCCTTGGGCTGGTTGAGTCCATTTTTGCGATTGAAGAAGCCTTTGATATTCAAGTGCCTTTCAATGCCAATGAACCTCAGGCCAGTGATTTTGACATCTCCTCGGTTGCGGCCATCGTGAAAGCGGTTGAGGGCCTCGTGGCCGAACAGAAGGGCTGA